TCCGTGGCCGCTGCTGAAGAACTTCGTCATCCCGGCAGTGGCGCGCTAGAGCGTTTCACGTCAGGCTGTAGTAGGTCGGATTAGCGGAGCGTAATCCGACAAGGACGGGATGTCGGGTTACGCCTGTGGCTAAAGCATTTTCAGCGATGTCCGATGCGTCTGGAGAGGCGGGCGGGACGCTCGCGCTCCCAGGTTGCCCGCCCGGAGTAGCCCCTGATGACTACGCCCATCCGGCCATGACTCAAGATAGCGTGACCATGATGGTGAATTGCTCTTAGGTGTGTCCGGCCGGCGAGCCGGCATGTCTGACGGGTAGACAATAACTCATTTGCATTCGCGCCAGGGCGTGACGTATGGTTCCCGGAAAAGGAGACTGCTCATGCCCGTACGAATGCCTACTCATCAGGACCTGCGCGACGCCGGCCAGCGGTTCGGTTTCGAGGTGAATGACGAAGAGGTCGAGGGCTTCTCGACCTACATCCGCGAGATGCTGCCGGCCTACCGGCGTCTCGACGAGCTGGTGGCGCCGACGATCCCGGTCAAGTACCCGCGGCGGGATTTTGGGGCGCGGCCGTCAACCGAGGACAACCGGGACAACGGTTGGGCGTGGCGCTGCTCGATCCCGGGGGCGCCGGACGGCCCGCTGTCCGGCAAGACCGTCGGGCTGAAGGACCATATCCGCGTTGCGGGCATTCCGATGCTGAACAGTTCGAGCGTGCTGGAAGGCTACGTGCCGACCGAGGACGCGACTATCGTCACCCGTCTGCTGGATGCCGGCGCCGAGATCATCGGCAAGGTCGTGAACGGCTCGCACTGTTTTGATGCGATCGGGCTCAGCATCTACCCCGGGCCGCAGCCGATCAATCCGGCCACGGGCCGCCACTGCCCGGGCGGTTCGTCAAACGGCAGTGCGGTCGTGGTCGCCAACGGCGATGCGGATATCGCGATGGGCGGCGACCAGGGCGGCTCGATTCGCGTCCCAGCCGCGTGGTGCGGCATCGTCGGACTCAAGCCAACCTTCGGCCTGGTGCCGCACACCGGGCTGGCCGGTCTGGATAATACGGTCGATCACACCGGGCCGATGACGAAGACGGTGCGCGACTGTGCGCTCGCGTTGCAGGCCGTGGCGGGTGCGGACGGACTCGACCCGCGCCAAAAGGATGTGCGCGTCAAAGACTACACCGCGCGGCTCGAAGACGGCGTTGCCGGCTTGCGGATCGGTATTCTGGCCCAGGGCTTCGGGCACGAGCAGTCGATGCCGGCGGTGGACGCCGCGGTGCGTGAGGCGGCCGGTGTTCTGGAACAGGCCGGCGCAAGGCTGACCGACGTGTCGGTCCCGATGCATGTGGACGGCAACGCGATTTTGTGGCCGCTCCTGATCCAGGGCGGCAACGAGACGAACAAGCAGGACGGCTGGGGCCACGGCTGGCAGGGGCACTACGCGCTGGACCACGTGAACTTTACCCACCGGGCGGTGAAGGCGCGCGCGAACGATCTGCCCTTGGGCTTGAAGCTCGTGCTGCTGCTCGGCGAGTACACCTACCGCCGCTACGGCATGCACTACTACGCCAAGGCCCAGAACCTCACCCGCACGCTGCGGGCCGCCTATGAGCAGGCGTTCACGGACATCGACGTGCTGCTCATGCCGACGGTCCCGTTTACCGCTCCGCCGATACCCGACGAAGAACTGTCGACGTATGGCTTCCTGTCGATCTTCGCCAACATGATCCACAACACGGGGTCGTTCAACGCGACCGGCCATCCGGCCCTGAGCGTGCCGTGCGGTACGCACGAGGGCCTGCCGGTCGGGCTGCAACTGGTCGGCCGACACTTCGAGGACGACGTGCTGCTGCGGGCGGCGTATGCGTATGAGCAGAGCTGAGCCGCGCTTGCACCGAGAGCGAGCGCGCAGAGCTTTCTCTTGCGCATGCCAGATGCCTCATGCCAGATGCCCTATGACAACGCCCTATGACAACGCTGCGCTGAAGGCATGGATGTCGCGGATGGTCGCCCGGTAGACGTGGGGCAGTTCGGCCAGGGCCTCGGTGTCCCCGTCGTGGTACGTGCCATTGACGGTACGGCTCACCGTCGGGACACCGGCCGCCATCAGCTTGCGCGCGTAGATCAGCCCTTCGTCACGCAACGGATCGAGTTCATTGACCGAGATAGTGTGCGGCGGCAGTCCCGTCAGGTCCTGTGTCTTCGCCTGGTAGGGCCAGGCCAGCGGGTCGCTCCGGTGTTGTCCGTTCGGGTCGTAGGCCTTGACCAGGGCTTGGCACATGTCGGGATCCAACTGGTAGCCCTCGTTCTCGCGCCACGAGACGAGTTCGGGCGGATATGAATAGATTTCCACCTTACACCTCTAGATCGACGATCCGGATACCGATGTCTGTATCAATGAAGCCCGAGACAGTGAAACCGAAAGACGCTGGGCGAAGATACTCAATGCGCCGCGGCTTCAGCGGGCATTTCTCCGTTATATCGTCCCTGTCTGCGTTCCGTGGTAGGCTGACCAGTAGAATACCAGCCCGCTCAAGAGACACGAAGGAGCGCAGCGAATCACGATGGACACAGCTGGCCGCATCCTGGTCACCGGAGCCACCGGCTATATCGGCGGCAGGCTGGTCCCGCGCCTTCTTCAGGAAGGCTACCGGGTGCGTGTCCTGACCCNNNNNNNNNNNNNNNNNNNNNNNNNNNNNNNNNNNNNNNNNNNNNNNNNNNNNNNNNNCTGTCTACAGCCCTGGCCGGGGTGGAGTGCGCCTACTACCTGATTCACAGCATGGCGCGCGGAACCGGCTTCCACGAGCTGGACATCGAGGCTGCCCGGCTGTTCGGTCGCGCGGCACGGCACGCCGGCGTGCGTCGGATCGTGTATGTGGGCGGCTTGGGAGACCCCCGGGCCGACCTGTCCCAACACCTGCGCTCCAGACAGGAGACGGGCCACGCCCTCAGAGAGAGCGGCGTTCCGGTCACCGAGTTCAGGGCGGCGGTGATCGTCGGCGCGGGCAGCATCTCCTTTGAGCTGATCCGCTATCTGGTCGAACGCCTGCCGGTCATGATCTGTCCCCGCTGGGTGTATTCGCGCGTCCAGCCGATTGCCGTCACCGACCTGCTGGACTACCTGGTCGCCGCGCTGACCAGCACCGAGTGCGCGGACAAGGTCATACAGGTCGGCGGCAAAGACGTGACCACCTACAGGGGCATGATGCTGGGCTATGCCACAGCGCGGGGGCTCACCCGCTGGCTGCTGCCCGTCCCGGTCCTGACTCCCCACCTGTCGTCGTACTGGGTGCACTGGGTCACTCCAATCCCGGCCAAGGTCAGCGCACCCCTGATTGAGGGACTCCGCAACGAAGTGGTGGTCACCGACAGCCTGGCCCAGCGCCTGTTCCCCCACATCCAGCCCCAGGACTACGCCAGCGCGCTCGCCCGGGTGGTTGCGGAGCTCGACGCGGGACAAATCGAGACCGCCTGGAGCGATGCCCACAACCCGTCCCCGGCGCGGGACGAGTTCAGCTGTCTGGAGTCTCGGCAAGGGCTGATCCTCGAGCGCCGACGGCAACAGGTGGCCGCACCGGCCAGCGCGGTCTACCGGGTGCTGACCGGCATAGGCGGGCAGCGCGGCTGGTATTATGCCAACTGGGCCTGGCGCATCCGGGGAATCGCGGACCGTCTGTTAGGTGGGGTGGGACTGCGCCGGGGGCGCCGCCATCCCGACGAGCTGCGGGTCGGCGATGCCCTGGACTTCTGGCGGGTCGAAGCCCTGGAAGCGGACCATCTGGTCCGTCTCAGAGCCGAGATGAAGCTTCCGGGCCGCGCCTGGCTGCAGTTCGAGGTGCGGGACACCGAGGCTGGAACCAGCCAGTTGGAACAGACCGCAGCGTTCCTGCCCAAGGGGCTGGGCGGGCTGGCCTACTGGTACGGCCTGTACCCCGTGCATGCCCGGATCTTCGACGGCCTGGTGAGAGAGATTGCCAGACGCTCCTGTTTGGATCAATTCTGATTCACCCGAGGCAGGCTTTACACCTCAAGACGATCCCGGAGTGCCTCTTGAGCGGTGAGATAGGCGGCAAAAGGACACTGCGTACCGCAGCTATGCTCCCCTGCCAGCGCGAGGGCGCGTGGCGGTAAACCAGCCGGATTGGGCGGGAAAGAGATTCGTTGGCCCGATCCGTGTAGCGATACCGGTTTCTTCAAATAACCGCATGGCGTCGAGTCGCAGCAGCCCGGCGAGCAATTGGACCACCCCAACCATAAAGGCCAGCGTGACTCCGACGGTCAGCGGACTCGCGCCACCGTGCGCCACCTCGGCGGCGACGGCAGTCCCAACCAGCAGACTCACGGCGTTTGTCGGACCCGTCACAACATGGCGCGAGCTGCGGAACAGCGCGCCCACGATGGCCGGCAGGGCTGCCGCATACAGGCCCATGGCCGGGGGAAGACCGGCGATCATGGCATACGCCACACCCTGAGGAATGTCGAGAAAGGTCACGCTCGGGCTGGCGAGCAGGTCCCGGGGGAGATGGCGAAGCTGGTAAGCCCGGAGGTCGAGAAACGGGAGAAAACGCTTCATCAGTCCTTGGGCGGCCGCTCCGTCTCAGGCAGCTGATAGTGCTCTCGACCCGGCTTGAGCGGGCGTAACATCCAGTACGGCCGCCGCGTGCCGTCGGGCGAGACCTGACTGGCCGGCCGGGTCAGTTCGAGCCAGTGCTTATAGGCCGCATGCGCCTTGTCCGTATCGACCTGGATATCCCCATACCGATCATCCTTGTGGGCGGGGAGGACTCGGACAGCCTGGTGCCAGCAGTGCATACCGGAAATCGGGTCGGGGTGGACCGGAAAGGTGAGATTCTGATGGACGCCGGTATCCGTCCACCAGACGCGTGCGCTGTCGGCATCCTCGCTCGGATAGCCGTGGACGCCCTGCTTGCGGGACAAGTGCCACCGACTACCGTTGCGGTCGAGTCCGACCGTGGCCATCATCTGCCGCTGACCAGCCTGGTCGAGCTTCCAGCGTCCCATGTGGTGGCTACAGCCAACCACCCCGGGTCGAATCCCTTCCGTTACCCAGGCTTTGAGCACAAAATAGCCGATCTCGGTCTCGACCCGGACGAGGTCTCCCGTGCCCACGCCCAGACGCTTGGCATCGCCGGGATGCAGCCACAGCGGGTTGGTGTGGGCAATCTCGTCCAGCCATTTGGCATTCGCGCTCCGGGTGTGGATCTGGACCGGGAGGCGAAAGGTCGGGATCAAGACCATGTGGTCGTCTGCCAGCCGGTCGGGATGGATATGACTCTGGCTATACGTGGGCAGAGCGTATTCCGGCCAGCCCCAGTCTTTAAGCGTCTTGGAATAAAACTCGAGGCGGCCGCTTGGGGTTGGAAAGCCGCGATACACGGTGCCGTCCTGGCTCGCTGTGTGGACGCCAACACGACGCCGGCCATCCGTATCCCCGTCGGGCGAGGGCAGGGGAACGATATTCGGGTCGGCGGGCCTGGGGCTGGCGCTGAAGACGCGGCCCAGACTATCAACCTGGGTATTGTCCAGCTCAGCCGGCGGAACCGTTTGGGCGTGGACCGCTCCGATGTTCTTTTGGATTTCAAACGCGCCGTAGCGGCGCATATAGGCCAGCGGCGAGAGACCCTGGGCAGCAGCCTGTTCCGGGAGCCCCGGGACTGACCGCTCGAAAAGAAACCCGTAATACTCGTCAAGGCTCAGCTTCTGGCCTGGGTGGGCTTTGGATTCAAAATACTGGCGTATTCCCAGCCCGCCGTCCGGGTCGACCTGCCAGGACAACTCAATCCAGAACTCGTTCTCTTCCCAGACTTCGCCCGGGTTTGCCTGGCGCGTGTCTGTCACCGGCTGGCCGAGGCGCTCTCTGGCAGCGCGCAG
This Desulfurellaceae bacterium DNA region includes the following protein-coding sequences:
- a CDS encoding amidase yields the protein MPVRMPTHQDLRDAGQRFGFEVNDEEVEGFSTYIREMLPAYRRLDELVAPTIPVKYPRRDFGARPSTEDNRDNGWAWRCSIPGAPDGPLSGKTVGLKDHIRVAGIPMLNSSSVLEGYVPTEDATIVTRLLDAGAEIIGKVVNGSHCFDAIGLSIYPGPQPINPATGRHCPGGSSNGSAVVVANGDADIAMGGDQGGSIRVPAAWCGIVGLKPTFGLVPHTGLAGLDNTVDHTGPMTKTVRDCALALQAVAGADGLDPRQKDVRVKDYTARLEDGVAGLRIGILAQGFGHEQSMPAVDAAVREAAGVLEQAGARLTDVSVPMHVDGNAILWPLLIQGGNETNKQDGWGHGWQGHYALDHVNFTHRAVKARANDLPLGLKLVLLLGEYTYRRYGMHYYAKAQNLTRTLRAAYEQAFTDIDVLLMPTVPFTAPPIPDEELSTYGFLSIFANMIHNTGSFNATGHPALSVPCGTHEGLPVGLQLVGRHFEDDVLLRAAYAYEQS
- a CDS encoding alpha/beta hydrolase fold domain-containing protein; translated protein: MCQALVKAYDPNGQHRSDPLAWPYQAKTQDLTGLPPHTISVNELDPLRDEGLIYARKLMAAGVPTVSRTVNGTYHDGDTEALAELPHVYRATIRDIHAFSAALS
- a CDS encoding NAD-dependent epimerase/dehydratase family protein produces the protein MDTAGRILVTGATGYIGGRLVPRLLQEGYRVRVLT
- a CDS encoding DUF2867 domain-containing protein; the protein is LSTALAGVECAYYLIHSMARGTGFHELDIEAARLFGRAARHAGVRRIVYVGGLGDPRADLSQHLRSRQETGHALRESGVPVTEFRAAVIVGAGSISFELIRYLVERLPVMICPRWVYSRVQPIAVTDLLDYLVAALTSTECADKVIQVGGKDVTTYRGMMLGYATARGLTRWLLPVPVLTPHLSSYWVHWVTPIPAKVSAPLIEGLRNEVVVTDSLAQRLFPHIQPQDYASALARVVAELDAGQIETAWSDAHNPSPARDEFSCLESRQGLILERRRQQVAAPASAVYRVLTGIGGQRGWYYANWAWRIRGIADRLLGGVGLRRGRRHPDELRVGDALDFWRVEALEADHLVRLRAEMKLPGRAWLQFEVRDTEAGTSQLEQTAAFLPKGLGGLAYWYGLYPVHARIFDGLVREIARRSCLDQF